One genomic segment of Streptomyces sp. TLI_146 includes these proteins:
- a CDS encoding slipin family protein: MVEALVATAVAVGSAGIVYVMAAARVVKQYERGVVFRLGKLRGSVRGPGFTLILPFADRLHKVNMQIVTMPVPAQDGITRDNVTVRVDAVIYFKVVDPADAVIQVEDYRFAVSQMAQTSLRSIIGKSDLDDLLSNREKLNQGLELMIDSPAMGWGVQIDRVEIKDVSLPETMKRSMARQAEADRERRARVINADAELQASKKLAEAAGVMSQQPAALQLRLLQTVVAVAAEKNSTLVLPFPVELLRFLERAAPLPTAEASGAGVPAAEEGGAEAVEAEAPAPEAPGAQAHSDLGMEGPLAEPPSIP, encoded by the coding sequence ATGGTCGAGGCATTGGTGGCGACGGCTGTGGCCGTCGGATCCGCCGGCATCGTGTATGTGATGGCGGCGGCCCGGGTCGTCAAGCAGTACGAACGCGGTGTGGTCTTCCGGCTGGGCAAACTCAGGGGATCGGTGCGCGGCCCGGGCTTCACCCTGATCCTTCCGTTCGCCGACCGGCTCCACAAGGTGAACATGCAGATTGTGACGATGCCCGTCCCGGCGCAGGACGGCATCACCCGGGACAACGTCACGGTCCGGGTGGACGCGGTGATCTACTTCAAGGTGGTCGACCCGGCCGACGCGGTCATCCAGGTCGAGGACTACCGCTTCGCGGTCTCCCAGATGGCCCAGACCTCACTGCGCTCGATCATCGGCAAGAGCGACCTCGACGATCTGCTCTCCAACCGGGAGAAGCTCAACCAGGGCCTGGAGCTGATGATCGACAGCCCGGCGATGGGGTGGGGCGTGCAGATCGACCGGGTGGAGATCAAGGACGTGTCGCTGCCGGAGACGATGAAGCGCTCGATGGCCCGGCAGGCCGAGGCCGACCGTGAGCGCCGCGCCCGGGTGATCAACGCGGACGCGGAGCTCCAGGCGTCGAAGAAGCTGGCCGAGGCGGCCGGGGTGATGTCGCAGCAGCCCGCGGCCCTCCAACTGCGGCTGCTCCAGACGGTGGTGGCGGTGGCGGCCGAGAAGAACTCGACGCTGGTCCTGCCGTTCCCGGTGGAGCTGCTGCGGTTCCTGGAACGGGCGGCCCCGCTGCCCACGGCGGAAGCGTCTGGGGCGGGGGTGCCCGCGGCGGAAGAGGGCGGGGCGGAAGCGGTCGAGGCGGAAGCCCCCGCTCCGGAAGCTCCAGGAGCACAGGCTCACTCGGATCTTGGAATGGAAGGCCCACTCGCAGAACCGCCTTCGATCCCATGA
- a CDS encoding alpha/beta fold hydrolase has translation MRGRVRAADGRHLTVERFGDPRGRPVFLLHGTPGSRLGPAPRGMVLYQRRMQLIAYDRPGYGGSDRLEGRSVADVVQDVKAIADSYGLERFAVVGRSGGAPHALACAALMPERVTRTAALVTLAPRDAAGLDWFDGMTAYNVEEFTTASVNPEEFAARLIPRSDEIRRNPIQLLDELRRDLTHADRMVVKDAGVRSMLLRNYQEALRTSAYGWIDDALAFCSPWGFDPADIAGEVLLWHGVQDVFSPVGHSRWLAERIPGATAVLEPAAAHFDALHALPDILTWLIEED, from the coding sequence GTGCGCGGTCGGGTGCGCGCGGCCGACGGGCGGCATCTGACGGTGGAACGCTTCGGGGACCCACGGGGCAGGCCGGTCTTCCTGCTGCACGGCACCCCGGGCAGCCGGCTCGGCCCCGCACCCCGCGGCATGGTGCTCTACCAGCGCCGGATGCAGCTCATCGCCTACGACAGACCCGGCTACGGCGGCTCCGACCGGCTGGAGGGCCGCAGCGTCGCCGACGTCGTCCAGGACGTGAAGGCGATCGCGGACAGTTACGGCCTGGAACGCTTCGCCGTCGTCGGCCGCTCCGGCGGCGCCCCGCACGCGCTGGCCTGCGCCGCCCTGATGCCCGAGCGGGTCACCCGGACCGCCGCGCTCGTCACGCTCGCGCCCCGGGACGCGGCCGGCCTCGACTGGTTCGACGGGATGACCGCCTACAACGTGGAGGAGTTCACGACCGCGTCGGTCAACCCCGAGGAGTTCGCCGCCCGGCTCATCCCGCGCTCCGACGAGATCCGCCGCAACCCCATCCAGCTCCTGGACGAACTGCGCCGCGACCTCACCCACGCCGACCGCATGGTGGTCAAGGACGCCGGGGTGCGGTCCATGCTGCTGCGCAACTACCAGGAGGCGCTGCGGACTTCGGCGTACGGATGGATCGACGACGCGCTCGCCTTCTGCAGCCCCTGGGGGTTCGACCCCGCCGACATCGCCGGCGAGGTGCTGCTGTGGCACGGCGTGCAGGACGTGTTCTCGCCGGTCGGCCACTCCCGCTGGCTCGCCGAACGCATCCCGGGCGCGACGGCCGTCCTGGAACCGGCCGCCGCCCACTTCGACGCCCTGCACGCGCTGCCCGACATCCTCACCTGGCTGATCGAGGAGGACTGA